Proteins encoded within one genomic window of Bemisia tabaci chromosome 2, PGI_BMITA_v3:
- the Snap29 gene encoding synaptosomal-associated protein 29, producing MSSYLSSGKGGIFSVEDDVDDETFLAGSRTGNTGFQSSDAYSSKPSYPVNGSSSFQYNGMSAEQERIQALLQKKAEVERRTLESSAKSLSLLRETEQVGTETAEELLRQREQLELTERRIDDINNTLRFSQKHINGIKSVFGSLKNYIKGNKNDPKMNPTSAIGKVPELTEDADTAASRSSLRAYVQQDQTITKPENHPGLRIRGLYSDEVEDDPWQRKVQAQKADVNVEAILDSNLDEMASSISRLKGLALDLGDEIEQQNDLIDNIMVKTDKADFSINRQQKEINRLLKKK from the exons ATGTCCAGTTACCTCAGCAGTGGTAAAGGTGGAATATTCTCTGTCGAAGATGATGTGGACGATGAGACGTTTTTAGCAGGCTCCAGAACAGGTAACACAGGATTTCAATCCTCTGATGCGTATTCAAGCAAGCCCTCATATCCTGTCAATGGATCCTCATCTTTCCAATACAATGGTATGTCAGCAGAACAAGAGAGAATCCAAGCACTGTTGCAAAAGAAAGCGGAGGTAGAAAGACGCACTTTGGAATCTTCAGCGAAATCCTTGAGTCTTCTCCGTGAAACTGAACAAGTTGGCACAGAAACAGCCGAG GAGCTGCTACGACAACGGGAACAGCTGGAGCTCACAGAGAGGAGGATAGATGATATAAATAACACTCTACGTTTTAGTCAAAAACATATTAATGGAATCAAA AGTGTGTTCGggagtttaaaaaattatattaaaggTAACAAAAATGATCCAAAAATGAATCCGACTTCAGCAATCGGAAAAGTACCGGAACTAACAGAAGATGCAGATACTGCAGCCTCTCGCAGTAGCCTTCGAGCGTATGTTCAGCAGGATCAAACCATCACAAAACCTGAAAATCATCCAG GTTTACGCATTCGAGGGTTGTATAGTGATGAAGTTGAAGATGACCCATGGCAGCGTAAAGTCCAAGCTCAGAAAGCAGATGTCAATGTGGAAGCAATTTTAGATAGTAATCTGGATGAAATGGCGTCATCCATTTCTCGGCTGAAAG GTTTAGCTTTGGATTTAGGTGATGAAATTGAACAACAAAATGACCTGATAGACAACATAATGGTGAAAACAGACAAGGCTGATTTCAGCATAAATCGTCAACAAAAAGAGATCAATAgacttttgaagaaaaagtaa